One genomic segment of Streptomyces sp. RerS4 includes these proteins:
- the pyk gene encoding pyruvate kinase, which yields MRRAKIVCTLGPATDSYDQIKALVEAGMDIARLNLSHGTYAEHEERYQRVRKASDETGHSVGILADLQGPKIRLGRFREGPVLLERGDAFTITVEDHEGDRHTCGTTYKGLAHDVTTGERILVDDGRVTLEVTGVDGPRVHTLVIEGGMVSDHKGLNLPGVAVSVPALSDKDIDDLRWALRTGADVIALSFVRSGHDIQDVHRIMDEEGRRLPVIAKIEKPQAVDNIDDIVAAFDGIMVARGDLGVEMPLEQVPIVQKRAIKLAKRNAKPVIVATQMLDSMIDNSRPTRAEASDVANAVIDGTDAVMLSGETSVGKYPVETVKTMSRIVEAAEEDILAKGLPPLTERNKPRTQGGAVARAAAEMGDFLGAKFLVAFTQSGDTVRRLSRYRSPIPLLAFTPDPATRSQLNLTWGVETFLGPHVDSTDAMVAQVEEELLRIGRCVPGDIVVITAGSPPGVSGKTNLVRIHHLGDPVH from the coding sequence ATGCGCCGAGCAAAAATCGTATGTACCCTGGGCCCCGCCACCGACTCATACGACCAGATCAAAGCACTGGTCGAAGCCGGAATGGACATCGCCCGCCTCAACCTCAGCCACGGCACCTACGCCGAACACGAGGAGCGCTACCAACGCGTACGCAAGGCATCCGACGAAACCGGCCACAGCGTCGGCATCCTCGCAGACCTTCAAGGCCCGAAGATCCGCCTCGGCCGCTTCCGCGAAGGCCCCGTACTCCTTGAACGCGGCGACGCATTCACCATCACCGTCGAAGACCACGAAGGCGACCGCCACACCTGCGGCACCACCTACAAGGGCCTCGCCCACGACGTCACCACCGGCGAACGCATCCTCGTCGACGACGGCCGCGTCACCCTCGAGGTCACCGGCGTCGACGGCCCCCGCGTCCACACCCTCGTCATCGAAGGCGGCATGGTCTCCGACCACAAAGGCCTCAACCTCCCCGGCGTAGCCGTCTCCGTTCCCGCCCTCTCCGACAAGGACATCGACGACCTCCGCTGGGCCCTGCGCACCGGCGCCGACGTCATCGCCCTCTCCTTCGTCCGCAGCGGCCACGACATCCAAGACGTCCACCGCATCATGGACGAAGAAGGCCGCCGCCTCCCCGTCATCGCCAAGATCGAAAAACCCCAGGCGGTCGACAACATCGACGACATCGTCGCCGCCTTCGACGGCATCATGGTCGCCCGCGGCGACCTCGGCGTCGAAATGCCCCTCGAACAAGTCCCCATCGTCCAAAAGCGCGCCATCAAACTCGCCAAGCGCAACGCCAAGCCCGTCATCGTCGCCACCCAAATGCTCGACTCGATGATCGACAACAGCCGACCCACCCGCGCCGAAGCCTCCGACGTCGCCAACGCCGTCATCGACGGCACCGACGCCGTCATGCTCTCCGGCGAAACCAGCGTCGGCAAATACCCCGTCGAAACCGTCAAAACGATGTCCCGCATCGTCGAAGCCGCCGAAGAGGACATCCTCGCCAAGGGCCTCCCACCCCTCACCGAACGCAACAAACCCCGCACCCAAGGCGGAGCCGTCGCCCGCGCCGCCGCCGAAATGGGCGACTTCCTCGGCGCGAAATTCCTCGTCGCCTTCACCCAGAGCGGCGACACCGTCCGCCGACTCTCCCGCTACCGCTCACCCATCCCCCTCCTCGCCTTCACCCCCGACCCCGCCACCCGCTCCCAACTCAACCTCACCTGGGGCGTCGAAACCTTCCTCGGCCCCCACGTCGACTCCACCGACGCCATGGTCGCCCAAGTCGAAGAAGAACTCCTGCGCATCGGCCGCTGCGTCCCGGGCGACATCGTCGTCATCACCGCCGGCTCACCCCCCGGCGTCAGCGGCAAAACCAACCTCGTCCGCATCCACCACCTCGGCGACCCCGTCCACTGA
- a CDS encoding SIMPL domain-containing protein, with protein MTQDPTHQPYGTPEVPRVAVRGEARLEVDPEIARIGITVTARGTDRRTALEDLTRRNNAVLDLVKSYGDPVEKLETGTFSITPELTRHGRGERVRAYHGRVHLTAELTDFTTLGELTTRLADLELTQVDGPWWALRPTSPAHGEARRQAVLEAVQRAREYAQALGADLAALVELADLGAENATPLAMAAPAGMLRTMGYGAGDETDAPPLDLEPQRQTVYAQVNARFTMTVPRL; from the coding sequence ATGACCCAGGACCCCACGCACCAGCCCTACGGAACCCCCGAAGTGCCCCGCGTCGCCGTCCGCGGCGAAGCCCGCCTCGAAGTCGACCCCGAAATCGCCCGCATCGGCATCACCGTCACCGCACGCGGCACCGATCGCCGCACCGCACTCGAAGACCTCACCCGCCGCAACAACGCCGTCCTCGACCTCGTCAAAAGCTACGGCGACCCCGTCGAAAAACTCGAAACCGGCACCTTCTCCATCACCCCCGAACTCACCCGCCACGGCCGCGGCGAACGCGTCCGCGCCTACCACGGCCGCGTCCACCTCACCGCCGAACTCACCGACTTCACCACCCTCGGCGAACTCACCACCCGCCTCGCCGACCTCGAACTCACCCAGGTCGACGGCCCCTGGTGGGCCCTGCGCCCCACCTCACCCGCCCACGGCGAAGCCCGCCGCCAAGCCGTACTCGAAGCCGTCCAACGCGCCCGCGAATACGCCCAGGCCCTCGGCGCCGACCTCGCCGCCCTCGTCGAACTCGCCGACCTCGGCGCCGAAAACGCCACCCCCCTCGCCATGGCCGCCCCCGCCGGCATGCTCCGCACCATGGGCTACGGCGCAGGCGACGAAACCGACGCCCCACCCCTCGACCTCGAACCCCAGCGCCAGACCGTCTACGCCCAGGTGAACGCCCGCTTCACGATGACCGTCCCGCGACTCTGA
- a CDS encoding 5'-nucleotidase C-terminal domain-containing protein, with product MAFDRRTFMGATAATGAAVAVAGTAGTPAAAQEAQGARQSAGGPRTYAFTVMGTTDLHGNVFNWDYFTDREFDDKAHNDVGLAKISTLVNQVRAEKGRRNTLLIDAGDTIQGTQLSYYYAKVDPITARRGPVHPMAQAMNAIGYDAAALGNHEFNYGIPVLRKFEEQCDFPLLGANALDAKTLRPAFAPYSMHRLRTPHGRDVKVAVLGLTNPGIALWDKANVQGRMTFPGLEEQAAKYVPRLRSMGADVVIVSAHSGSSGTSSYGDQLPYVENAAALVAQQVPGIDAILVGHAHTEIPEYRVRNEATGKDVVLSEPLKWGQRLTLFDFELAWERGRWSVAKVAARVLNSNTVAEDPKITGLLSDEHRKVVAYVNQVIGTSTQAMSAAEGPVKDVPIIDLINHVQAETVKAALAGSEWAALPVVSQASCFSRTASIPAGKVTLRDAAGLYPFENTLEARLLTGAQLKEYLEYSARYFVRTAPGDVVDVAKLTNSEGVPDYNYDAVYGLTYDIDIAQPVGSRITGLSFRGQAVDPAARFVLAVNNYRASGGGNFPHVPQARQVWANSEEIRNTIIQWVKAAGTVDPARFASVDWRLTRAGVPVF from the coding sequence ATGGCGTTCGACCGTAGGACTTTCATGGGGGCGACGGCCGCGACGGGGGCGGCCGTGGCGGTGGCGGGGACGGCGGGCACGCCGGCGGCCGCGCAGGAGGCGCAGGGGGCACGGCAGTCGGCGGGGGGTCCGCGTACGTACGCGTTCACGGTGATGGGGACGACCGATCTGCACGGGAACGTCTTCAACTGGGACTACTTCACGGACCGGGAGTTCGACGACAAGGCGCACAACGACGTCGGTCTGGCGAAGATCTCGACGCTGGTGAACCAGGTCCGTGCGGAGAAGGGCCGGCGCAACACGCTGTTGATCGATGCCGGTGACACGATCCAGGGCACGCAGTTGTCGTACTACTACGCGAAGGTGGATCCGATCACCGCGCGGCGTGGGCCGGTGCATCCGATGGCGCAGGCGATGAACGCGATCGGCTATGACGCGGCGGCGCTCGGGAACCACGAGTTCAATTACGGGATACCGGTGTTGCGCAAGTTCGAGGAGCAGTGTGATTTCCCGCTGCTGGGGGCGAACGCGCTGGACGCGAAGACGTTGCGGCCGGCGTTCGCGCCGTACAGCATGCACCGGCTGCGGACCCCGCACGGGCGGGACGTGAAGGTGGCGGTGCTGGGTCTGACGAATCCGGGGATCGCGCTGTGGGACAAGGCGAACGTGCAGGGGAGGATGACGTTCCCGGGGTTGGAGGAGCAGGCGGCGAAGTACGTGCCGCGGCTGCGGTCGATGGGTGCGGACGTGGTGATCGTGTCGGCGCACTCGGGGTCGAGCGGTACGTCCTCGTACGGTGACCAGTTGCCGTACGTGGAGAACGCGGCGGCGTTGGTGGCGCAGCAGGTGCCGGGGATCGACGCGATCCTGGTGGGGCACGCGCACACGGAGATCCCGGAGTACCGGGTGCGCAACGAGGCGACCGGCAAGGACGTGGTGTTGTCGGAGCCGTTGAAGTGGGGGCAGCGGCTGACGCTGTTCGACTTCGAGCTGGCGTGGGAGCGGGGCCGCTGGTCGGTGGCGAAGGTCGCGGCGCGGGTGCTGAACTCGAACACGGTGGCCGAGGACCCGAAGATCACGGGGTTGTTGTCGGACGAGCACCGCAAGGTGGTGGCGTACGTCAACCAGGTGATCGGTACGTCGACGCAGGCGATGTCGGCGGCGGAGGGTCCGGTGAAGGACGTGCCGATCATCGATCTGATCAACCATGTGCAGGCGGAGACGGTGAAGGCGGCGCTGGCGGGTTCGGAGTGGGCGGCGCTGCCGGTGGTGTCGCAGGCGTCGTGTTTCTCGCGGACGGCGTCGATTCCGGCGGGGAAGGTGACGCTGCGGGACGCGGCGGGGCTGTACCCGTTCGAGAACACGCTGGAGGCGCGGCTGCTGACGGGTGCGCAGCTGAAGGAGTACCTGGAGTACTCGGCGCGGTACTTCGTGCGGACGGCTCCGGGGGATGTGGTGGACGTGGCGAAGCTGACGAACTCCGAGGGGGTGCCGGACTACAACTACGACGCGGTGTACGGGTTGACGTACGACATCGACATCGCGCAGCCGGTGGGGTCGCGGATCACGGGGTTGTCGTTCCGGGGGCAGGCGGTGGATCCGGCGGCGCGGTTCGTGTTGGCGGTGAACAACTACCGGGCTTCGGGTGGCGGTAACTTCCCGCATGTTCCGCAGGCCCGGCAGGTGTGGGCGAATTCGGAGGAGATCCGTAACACGATCATCCAGTGGGTGAAGGCGGCGGGGACGGTGGATCCGGCGCGGTTCGCGTCGGTGGACTGGCGTCTGACGCGGGCGGGGGTGCCGGTCTTCTAG